A segment of the Yersinia rochesterensis genome:
ACAGTCGAAAACGTCGACCTGAAAACCATTGGTATTTTTTCCTTAGTCGGCCAAGCTTACGTTTTTAAGTTCCTTTGGTCCCCATTAATGGACCGCTATACCCCTTCCTTTTTGGGGCGTCGCCGAGGTTGGTTGATAATCAGCCAATTGCTATTAATCATCGCCATTATCGCCATGGGCTTTATGGAGCCGGCTAAACATTTATGGTGGCTGGCCGCTATTGCTGTGCTGGTTGCATTCTGTTCTGCATCGCAAGATATTGTTTTTGATGCCTACAAAACCGACTTACTCACGGCAGAAGAGCGCGGCACCGGTGCCGCAGTTTCCGTGCTGGGTTATCGCCTTGCCATGTTGGTATCTGGCGGGCTGGCGCTGTGGATAGCGGATCGCTATCTCGGTTGGCAATCCACTTACTGGCTGATGGCAGGGTTGATGCTCATTGGGGTATTTACCACCTTATTAGCCCCTGAACCCGACATTCGAATTGCTCCGCCGAAAACACTGGAACAGGCAATCGTCGAACCATTGCGCGATTTCTTTGGTCGCAACAATGCATGGCTAATTCTGCTGCTAATCGTGCTGTACAAAATGGGCGATGCCTTTGCCGCCAGCTTGAGCACCACTTTCTTGATTCGTGGAGTGGGATTTGATGCAGGTGAAGTCGGACTGGTCAATAAAACCCTAGGATTAATCGCCACAATTATTGGTGCACTGTATGGCGGCCTGCTGATGCAGCGCCTGAGTTTATTCAGGGCATTGATGATATTCGGCATTTTACAAGCCGTATCCAACATTGGCTATTGGCTATTATCCATTACAGACAAAAATATACTCTCCATGGGTAGCGCCATTTTCCTGGAAAATCTGTGTGGTGGGATGGGGACGGCGGCGTTTGTTGCTCTGCTGATGACGCTGTGTAATAAATCTTTCTCCGCGACACAATTTGCTTTGTTATCAGCATTATCCGCAGTGGGCCGTGTATATGTTGGCCCAATCGCCGGATGGTTTGTTGAAACACATGGCTGGCCTCTCTTCTATTTATTCTCCATTGCTGCGGCCATTCCTGGCCTGATATTGCTTTATATCTGCCGCAAGACGTTGGAGCATACGCAGAAAACAGATGAATTTATGCCGCGAACGGCGTTTAAAACGGCTTATCGCTGGGCATTACGCTTTTTGACAATTGGTTGCGTATTACTCGCTGCATGGTTGATTTTACTGATAAGTAATGCGCTAGATTGGACCGCAGCTACCCAAGTGGCTGACATGTTGCTGTTACGGGGTATTCAGCTCAGCGTGCTCGGTATGGTTCTCGGTGGGGTATTAGATTATCTCGCACTCAGGCGCGAAAAGTTAGCTTAATAAACCGCATTAAATGACAAAAGCCGGTATTTATACCGGCTTTTTTTATGGTTACAAAATAAGCTATCCGAATACTCCCCATCTGATTTGTTGAGATTAATCACAAATCCAAGCAACAATTGCAAAATATTATTCACAAAAAGAGATCTGCGTCACTTTCAACTATTTATCCTTTCGTGCTCTGAGTCTATGATGAGCGCACTTTTTGTTAGGGATTGTGTCCTTTTATTTCTCCTGACATCTTTCAACCACACAGAGGCATTTATGCGTAAAATTCTTATCGGTGCTGCGGCGCTGGCTGCGATCACCTTGGCTCCGGCTGTGCAAGCTGAATACCAATGGGGATTTGCTAATATCAGCATGAACTACTTAGACTGGACGCGCAGTACGACGCATAAATCAGGTAATTCTTCGCATAAAGATGACTTCGCATATATTGAGTTGGAAGGTGGGGCAGGTTATAGCTGGGGCGAAGTTTACGGCTTCTTTGACTTAGAAAACCCGTTCAATTCAAAAACGGCACAACCTGGTGATAACCAACGTTATACTTTCAAAACAACCGGGCGTTACTACTTAGGCGATACCGGTTTCAACCTGTATGGCCACCTTTACGGAACTTACTCACTGCCAAGTGCAGAAGGTAATAATTACAGTAACTTCCATGAAGTGAATACTTTGTACGGCATCGGCTATAACGCAACGGTTGCTGGCGTGTGGATGAAACCCTTCGTTGCACTGCATTATGTTGATCAAACCTATTACTCAGGCAATAACGGTTATGTTGTCGGTTGGGTTGCAGGTTATGACTTTACTGCATTCGATGAGAACTTCAGCATCACCAACTGGAATGAATTGGAGTTCAACCGCGCTGAGCGCTACGCCGCAGGTAACGGTGGCCGTGACGGGGTGAACGGAGCCATTGCGCTTTGGTGGACACCAATTAAGCAATTCACTACTGGTATTCAGTACCGTTATGCTTATAACAAATTAGGCGAAGATTTTTTACAAGATGGTATCGTTTATTCCATTAAATATAACTTCTAACTAAATGATTCCGGAGCAGCTATTTATAGCGCTCCGGAATATATTTAAATTTACCATTGCATCACATATTATTTACATAAAATAAGCTTACGAAATAATTAAAAATCAGTATTTACCACGAATAAAACGCCAATTACCGTTGTTTTTCCTTAACATCCTCAGTTTCACTCCCAAGCACTTTCGCCAACATATTGTTGCCATTAGTAAATTATCACGCTGCACAACATCTGTGACCCCCTTAACATAAAGTGTCAACAAGCCGCTGACACAATCTGATGTATGTTTACAGTCCTGCAACCTTCCCGTAAAATGCCCGCACACATGAAACGACAATAGAGCCCTTTTGTAATTGAGGTCGTTAGATGAGACTTAAGAAATACATTAAAAATATGGGTATGTTGTCTTTATTAGCAGCCACGGTAATGCTCAGTGGTTGCGATATGGTATTGATGAACCCCAAAGGCGCAATCGGAGTCGAGCAAAAAACACTGATACTCACTGCTATCGGTTTAATGTTGATCGTCGTAGTTCCGGTTATTTTTATGGCGTTTGCTTTTGCATGGAAGTACCGCGCGTCCAACAAAAGTGCGACCTACACCCCAAACTGGTCCCATTCCAACAAAATTGAGCTTGTTGTTTGGGCTGTTCCAATCATTATCATTGCTATTTTAGCCACGATAACTTGGAAAACCTCCCACGAACTTGACCCGTTCAAACCGCTCGAAGTGGCTGGTAAAGAACCGATCACTATTGAAGTGGTTTCCCTTGACTGGAAATGGCTGTTTATCTATCCAGAACAAGGTATTGCTACAGTAAATGAACTGGCTTTCCCTACTGACGTTCCGGTGAATTTTAAAATCACCTCCAACTCAGTAATGAACTCGTTCTTTATCCCTCAGTTAGGCGGGCAGATTTATGCGATGGCTGGGATGCAAACCAAATTGCATCTGATTGCTAACGAAGCCGGTAAATACAATGGTATTTCCAGCAGCTTCAGTGGCAAAGGCTTCTCTGGTATGAAATTCACTGCGATCGCAACACCTACGCAGGAAGACTTTAACCAGTGGGTCGCACAGGTGAAAAAATCGCCGAACACCCTGAATACCACTGACGATTTCAATAAACTGGCTGAACCGAGCGAAAATAACCCGGTTGAGTATTTCTCCAGTGTTAAACCGGAGCTGTTTAAGGGAATTATTGGCAAATTTATGGGCGATATGAACATGCACAAGAAAGGCGATGATACCCATAAAGGTATGGATATGAGCCAGGGCATGGATATGGGCGAACACGCCGCTCACGCCGGAGCCGAGGAATAAAACGATGTTGGGAAAATTAACACTTGATGCGGTTCCGCTACACGAACCAATCATTATGGTTACCGTTGCTGCAATTGTTCTGGGTGGGCTGGCTCTTGTCGCTGCCCTGACCTATTTCGGCAAATGGAAATGGTTATGGAGCGAATGGCTGACTTCGGTTGACCATAAAAAGATCGGTATCATGTACATTCTGGTCGCCATGGTCATGCTTTTGCGTGGTTTTGCCGACGCCATCATGATGCGTAGCCAGCAAGCACTTGCTTCCGCTGGCGAGGCCGGGTTCCTGCCGCCTCATCACTATGACCAGATTTTCACCGCTCACGGCGTTATCATGATTTTCTTCATGGCGATGCCTTTTGTGGTGGGTTTGATGAACGTGGTCGTACCGCTACAAATCGGTGCTCGTGACGTTGCCTTCCCGTTCCTGAACTCCCTGAGTTTCTGGTTCTTTGTCGTCGGGGTGGTGTTAATCAACATCTCTCTGGGGGTCGGTGAATTCGCGCAAACCGGTTGGTTGGCCTATCCGCCACTGTCAGGTAAAGAGTACAACCCAGGTGTCGGGGTCGATTACTGGATCTGGAGTCTACAGATTTCTGGTTTAGGGACTTTGCTGACCGGTGTTAACTTCTTCGCCACTATTTTGAAAATGCGTGCGCCTGGCATGTCGATGATGAAGATGCCTGTCTTCACATGGGCGGCACTTTGCACCAACATTTTAATTATCGTTTCTTTCCCGATCCTGACTGTGACCGTCGCGTTGCTGACTCTGGACCGCTACCTTGGCACCCATTTCTTTACCAATGATATGGGTGGCAACATGATGATGTACATCAACCTGATTTGGGCCTGGGGCCATCCGGAAGTGTACATTCTGGTTCTGCCGGTATTTGGGGTATTCTCCGAAGTTACCGCGACTTTCTCCAGAAAGCGTCTGTTTGGTTACACCTCTTTAGTGTGGGCAACCATCGCGATTACCGTACTGTCGTTTATTGTTTGGCTGCACCACTTCTTCACCATGGGGTCAGGTGCCAACGTTAACGCCTTCTTCGGTATAGCGACCATGATTATTTCCATCCCAACTGGGGTGAAAATCTTCAACTGGCTGTTCACCATGTACCAAGGCCGTATTCAGCTTAACTCCGCGATGTTGTGGACTATTGGCTTCATCGTCACCTTCTCTATTGGTGGGATGACCGGCGTTCTGTTAGCTGTACCGGGCGCAAACTTTGTACTGCATAACAGCTTGTTCCTGATTGCCCACTTCCATAACGTGATTATCGGTGGTGTGGTGTTCGGTTGCTTCGCTGGCCTGACCTATTGGTGGCCTAAATCCTTCGGCTTCACGCTGAATGAGAAATGGGGTATCCGTGCATTCTGGTTCTGGATTATCGGCTTCTTCGTTGCCTTTATGCCACTGTATGTACTGGGCTTTATGGGCATGACCCGTCGTCTGAGCCAGGACATCAACCCAGAATTCCACGCGATGTTAATGGTGGCAGCTGGCGGTGCAGTGCTGATTGCTTGCGGTATCTTGTGCCAGGTTATCCAGGTGTTCGTCAGTATCCGTGACCGCGAGCAGAATCGTGACCTGACCGGTGACCCATGGGGTGGCCGTACGCTGGAGTGGTCTACCTCTTCCCCACCGCCGTTCTATAACTTCGCTGTTGTTCCTGAAGTGACAGACCGTGACGAATTCTGGGATATGAAAGAGAAAGGCGAAGCATACAAACGCCCAGCGAAATATGAAGAAATCCACATGCCGAAGAACACCGGTGCAGGTGTGATTATTGCTGGCTTCAGCTTGATCTTCGGCTTTGCCATGATCTGGTACATCTGGTGGCTGGCCATCGTTGGCTTCGTCGGCATGATTGTGACCTGGATTGTGAAAAGCTTCGACGAGGATGTTGATTACTATGTGCCAGTTGCAGAAGTGGAGCGCATTGAAGATCTTCATCATGAACAAATCAGCAAAGCAGGCGTGAATCATGTCAACTGAAACTCTGACTAACCATAACGTCGCCCATGCAGAGCATGGGCATCACGATGCAGGAGCGACGAAAGTATTCGGCTTCTGGATCTACTTGATGAGCGACTGTATTTTGTTTGCGACCTTGTTTGCAACTTATGCAGTGCTGGTAAACGGGACCGCTGGCGGTCCTTCAGGCCGGGATATCTTCGACTTGAACTTTGTTCTGGTCGAAACTTTCCTGTTGCTGTTTAGTAGTATTACTTACGGCATCGCGATGCTGGGCATGAACAAAGGCCACAAAAACCAGGTTAATACCTGGTTAGGTCTAACTTTCCTGTTCGGCCTGGGCTTTGTGGCAATGGAAATCTATGAATTCCATCACCTGATTGCTGAAGGTTACGGCCCGGATCGCAGCGCGTTCCTGTCTAGCTTCTTCGCACTGGTTGCCACCCACGGTATTCACGTTACCGCTGGCCTGGTTTGGATCATCATTATGATGATTCAAGTAGCAAAACGCGGCCTGAATGAAACGAACCGTACCCGCCTGATGTGCCTGAGCTTGTTCTGGCACTTCCTGGATGTGGTCTGGATCTGCGTATTCACCGTTGTCTATCTGTTAGGAGCTATGTGATGAGCCATCCAACATCTAGTCATTCAACAACGACTCACGGTGGAGCCAGCCACGGTAGCTTGAAGTCATATATTATTGGCTTCATTCTGTCGGTCATTCTGACTGTTATTCCATTCGCTATGGTGATGAGCGGTACCGCCTCCCATACGACTATTCTGGCCACAGTGGTCGGTTTAGCCGTGGTGCAGATTATCGTGCACCTGGTGTACTTCCTACATATGAATGGATCGTCCGAGGAACGTTGGAATCTGGTGGCTTTCCTGTTCACCGCTATGATTATCGCAATCGTTGTTGTGGGCTCACTCTGGATTATGTACAACCTCAACATCAATATGATGGTTGACTGAAGAGCTGCATGTGATGATTAAGCAATACCTGCAAGTAACTAAACCAGGAATTATTTTCGGCAATTTAATTTCTGTCGTTGGGGGATTTCTCCTCGCTTCCAAAGGCGTGATTGATTACCCCCTTTTTCTCGCCACCCTGTTCGGTGTCTCGTTAGTTGTTGCCTCCGGGTGCGTTTTTAACAACTATATCGACCGTGATATCGACCGCATCATGGAGAGAACGAAGAATCGTGTCCTGGTAAAAGGGCTTATCGATCCGAAAGTGAGCCTGATTTATGCAACAGTGCTGGGTATTGCTGGCATGCTGCTGCTCTATGTTGCCGCTAACCCATTAGCCATGTGGCTGGCTGTGATTGGTTTCGTGATTTATGTCGGGGTTTATAGCCTCTATATGAAACGCAAATCCGTCTACGGCACATTGATTGGCAGCTTGTCAGGTGCCGCCCCACCGGTGATTGGTTACTGTGCCGTTACTGGGCAGTTTGATATGGGTGCCTTGATCCTGCTGCTTATTTTCAGCTTGTGGCAAATGCCGCATTCCTACGCCATCGCTATTTTCCGCTTTAAGGATTATCAAGCTGCCAACATTCCGGTTCTGCCGGTGATAAAAGGAATATCGGTCACCAAAAACCATATTACCCTTTATATTTTGGCATTTATGGTCGCCACCTTGATGCTGACCTTAAGTGGTTATGCCGGTTACAAATACTTGGTTGTAGCTGCTGCGGTGAGTGTCTGGTGGTTGGGGATGGCATTACGCGGTTACAAGGCAACCAATGACATCGTATGGGCGAGAAAACTCTTTGTATTCTCTATCATTGCCATTACGTCATTGAGCGTCATGATGTCTGTTGATTTCAATGTCCCTACATCGGCTGGGTTACTGACTTACGTCGGATAACTTCAACCCTGTTGATCTGAAAGTGGCTGTTACCTACAGCCACTTTTTATTTCTGCTTTGCCCTCCCCTGCTGTTAACTAAAAACTCGCCTGTAATACATTCTAAACATCAATAGATTTACTGGCTGTGCCCAACATCATTACAATGGGAGAGAATGTTTTTTTGAGGTGGTAATGAACGACAATAAAATGACCCCACTGGAGCTTCGGGCGACCTGGGGGCTGGGTACAGTATTCTCTTTGCGCATGCTCGGCATGTTTATGGTTTTGCCGGTTCTCACCACCTACGGCATGGCGCTTTCCGGTGCCAGTGAAGCACTGATTGGTATCGCTATTGGCATCTATGGACTGTCTCAGGCCATTTTCCAGATCCCATTCGGGCTAGTTTCTGATCGCATCGGCCGTAAGCCGTTAATCGTCGGCGGCCTGTTGATTTTTGCTCTGGGAAGTGTCATTGCGGCCATGAGTGATTCAATCTGGGGCATCATTCTGGGCCGTGCGCTGCAAGGCTCCGGAGCGATCGCCGCCGCCGTCATGGCGCTGTTATCAGATTTGACTCGTGAACAAAACCGCACTAAAGCGATGGCATTTATTGGTGTCAGCTTTGGCGTCACTTTTGCCATCGCCATGGTGCTCGGGCCAATTGTCACCCATGCTTTTGGCTTGCAAGCCCTGTTTTGGAGCATCGCCCTACTCGCGCTATTGGGCATTGTTATAACCTTAGCCGTGGTGCCGGATGCCGATAGCCATGTGCTGAATCGCGAATCCAGTATCGTCAAGGGCAGTGTGAGCAAAGTGCTCAACAATAGCCGGCTACTCAAACTCAATTTTGGCATTATGTGTTTGCACATATTATTGATGTCGAGCTTCGTGGCCTTGCCACAGATGATGGCCAGTGCGGGCTTAGCGCCTGCTCAACACTGGATTGTCTATCTGGTGACCATGTTGGTCTCCTTCGCCGCAGTCGTACCGTTTATTATTTATGCTGAAGTCAAACGCCGCATGAAACAGGTCTTTATGGGCTGTGTCGCAGTACTGTTTGCCGCCGAAGTGGTGCTGTGGTCTGCCGGGCAACAACTGTGGATTATCATTGCTGGCGTGCAACTATTCTTTATTGCTTTCAATGTGATGGAAGCCATATTGCCGTCATTGATCAGTAAAGAATCGCCAGCCGGCTATAAAGGCACTGCAATGGGGATTTACTCCACCAGCCAGTTTATTGGTGTAGCTATCGGCGGCAGTTTAGGTGGCTGGATATTTGGTATGGAAGGGGCAAGTATGGTGTTTGCGGGTGGTGCAGTTGTTGCGCTGGTGTGGTTTGGCGTCAGTGCCACCATGCAAGAGCCACCTTATGTCAGTAGCCTGCGCATTACCTTGTCAGAATTGGCAGTAAAAGATTCAGCCTTGGAAGAGCGGATCAGAGCACAACCCGGTGTCACGGAGGCCGTGGTGGTAAGAGCCGAGCGCAGCGCTTATGTCAAAGTCGATACCAAAAAAACCAATCGCAATCAGCTAGAAGAATTAGTTAACGCGATATAACCCAAATCAGGTACAGAATTTTGTACCTGATTTAGCTAAGTATCAGTCGCGGAAGTTATTGAACTGGAATGGTTGGCCCAAATCAGCACCACGAATCAATGCCATCACACCCTGCAAATCATCACGCGCTTTACCGGTAACCCGAACTTGTTCACCTTGAATCTGTGCCTGAACTTTCAGTTTGCTGTCTTTAATCAGCTTAACCAGCTTCTTAGCCTGAGCACTTTCAATCCCTTGCTTCAATTTGGCATCCACACTGTAGGTTTTGCCACTGCGGTCCATTTCTTCCGGGATTTCCAATGCCGCCCCTTCAATGCCGCGTTTGGTCAATTGAGCACGCAAAATATCCAGCAGCTGCTCAACCTGGAAATCAGATTCACTGGCCACTTTGATACTTTCGTTCTTTTCATTTAACTCAAAACTCGCAGGAACATTACGGAAATCCCAACGGTTTGCCAGATCACGGGTGGCGTTTTCCACTGCGTTGCGCACTTCTTGCATATCAATTTCAGATACGATGTCGAAAGATGGCATATTCCCTCCTCCTGATAAGATGAATGGTAAGCATAATAACCGCTTTATCCCAACAGACAAAGCCAAGTGCAGACAATTGCTCAATTCCTCTACGGTTCTGGGTGAAGCCGGTTTGTAGCTAACTCTTCGTTTTGTGACCCAAAAGTCTATAATCAGAGCATAATACTGAGAAAACACTGTATATCCCCAAGTGACTTCGAGATGCAGGTAGGCGGCAACCGAGTAAATCTCCAAGAGCTTAGATAACTAAGTGACTGGGGTGAGCAAGGGCAGCCAACACCCCTGCATATTGAAGGGCGACGGGTATATTTCCGCCCATACCAAGGAGGTCTCAATGAAAATTACTGTGCTTGGTTGCGGAGCTCTCGGGCAGTTGTGGTTATCAGCGCTATACCAGCAAGGCCACGATGTGCAAGGCTGGCTTCGTGTGCCACAGCCCTACTGTTCAGTTAATGTCATATTGTTAGGTGGCGAAGCATTCAATCAGAACCTCCCCACTAATGATCCTGAGCATCTGTCAAAAAGTGAATTATTATTGGTTTGCTTAAAGGCATGGCAAGTATCCAGTGCCATCACCGGCTTACTGCCCAAACTTAACCCCGAATGTAAGATTTTACTGTTACATAATGGGATGGGCACACAGGAAGAATTACCACGGGATGACCATCTTTTTCTCCATGGTGTGACTACCCATGCTGCGCGCCGGGATGGCAACACCATCGTCCATGTCGCCAGCGGTATTACTCATATAGGCCCAATGTCCCCCATTGCGACCAACATCAGCCAGTTGGCCGACATTTTGCATCAGGCCCTGCCGGACGTAGCCTGGCATGACGACATTTCTGCGGCATGTTGGCAAAAACTGGCGGTAAACTGTGTGATTAATCCGCTTACCGGCCTATATAACTGCCGCAATGGGGATCTGCAACGCTATCCAGAACTGATTGAGAAATTATGTGCTGAGGTCGCCAGTGTGATGGAGATGGAGGGCTACCATACCTCAACCAGCAGCCTGTTAAGCTATGTCAATGATGTTATCCAGAGTACCGCCAATAACATCTCATCACTATTACAGGATTTACGCTGCCAACGGCACACCGAAATAGACTACATCACCGGCTATTTACTGCGGCGCGCGCGCAGTCACGGCATGACCTTGCCGGAGAATGCCCGGTTGTATGACTTAATTAAACGTAAGGAAAATGAGTATGAGCGTATCGGCGCTGGTTTGTCTGGCTCCTGGTAGTGAAGAAACCGAGGCCGTCACCACCATTGATATTCTGGTGCGTGCGGGGATTAACGTCACGACCGCCAGTGTCTCCAGTGACGGCGCACTGGAAATTGTGTGTTCACGCGGCGTCCGGTTACTGGCTGATACTCGCCTGGTGGATGTAGCGGATCAAAAGTTTGATGTGGTAGTGCTTCCCGGCGGGATTAAGGGCGCAGAATGCTTTCGCGACAGCCCATTGTTAGTCGCCACTGTAGAACAAACACATAAAGAGGGCCGTTTGGTCGCCGCCATTTGCGCCGCACCCGCCTTAGTCCTTGAGCATCACCAGTTATTCCCGGTTGGCAATATGACTGGCTTTCCGGCATTAAAAAACAAAATTGATCCAACAAAATGGATGGATCAACGTGTTGTTTATGACCGGCGAGTCAATCTGGTCACCAGCCAGGGGCCAGGAACATCCATCGATTTCGCGCTAAAGATTGTTTTTTTACTGCTCGGACGAGAAAAGGCCGAAGAGATCGCCTGGCAACTGGTACTACCGCCAGGGATTTATAACTATACCCTTCGGACTTGAAGCCGCAGAGTTGTTAGCTACACGCGCTCACCCGAATCACTTACCTGAGTAAGCTCATCGGGATGAGTTTGCTGGCTGCCTACCTGCAACTCCAATTACTTTGGGTATATAATGAATATGATCATAGCAACCACTGCGCAAGCCCAGAATGGCGAAGCGCAGTAGCCGTTAACATCCCGCAACAAGGCGTAGCGAGCGAAAGGAGTTTGAGTGCGCACTGCGCGCAGAACCCGGAGCGTACACGTAGTACGTGAGGAGTTCGAGTACAGCGCAAGCTCAAAATCCACACGCGCAGTAGCCGTTAGCTTATTACCTTTAAGGGCGGTAAACTTTCACATTGGTATAGCCCTGCTCGCGCAGATATAAAGCCTGCAAACGGCTCATTACACCGCGATCGCAATACAACAAATAGTTTTTGCTCTGATCCAAATCGGCAAATTGCGAACTCAATTTATAGAATGGCAGCGCTCGGACTTCAATTCCGTCTAACTTCAGTGGCTTTTCATCCTGCTCATCGGGCGCACGGATATCCAGCAACACATCGGTATCCGCCAGCTCGGCGACAGTTTCAACTTCAACCACCTGCTCACGGCTTTGTTCAGCAATTTCACGGATATCAACGTTTTTGGCTTCATTTACAACTCGGTCCAAAATGGAGAAATCGAAGTGAGATTCTTCTTCTTCAATTTTGGCTTTAACCGCTTTCACCGTCGGGCTTTTTGAAATCACACCGCAATATTCTGGCATGGTCTTAGCAAAATCTTCGGTGCCGATTTCACGCGCCAGATTGATGATGTGCTCTTTGTCATGCGAGATCAGTGGGCGCAAGATCAGCGTGTCAGAGGCATTATCAATCAAACGCAAGTTGGTCAGTGTCTGGCTGGACACCTGCCCTAGCGCCTCACCAGTGACTAGCGCTTGCACGCCATAACGTTCTGCAACTTGAGACGCCGCACGCACCATCATGCGCTTCAACACCACGCCCATCTGGCCATCTTCGACTTTTTCGAGAATTTCGCCCACCACTGGCTCAAAATCAATGGCAACAAAACGCACCCGATGGGAGCTACCAAAACGATTCCACAGATAATGAGCGACTTGCTTCACCCCAATCTCATGAGCGGAGCCACCAAGATTGAAGAAACAATAATGCACGCGACAGCCACGGCGCATCAGCATATAGCTGGAGACACCCGAGTCAAAACCGCCGGAAATCAGAGATAAAACATCTTCCTGCGTCCCAATCGGGAAGCCGCCCAATCCTTCATGACGCGCCTTGATCAGTGTCAGCTTGCCTTGATCAACTTCTAAATGGACTGTGACCTGAGGATGAGTCAGTTTAACTTTCGCACTTTCAATATGTTGATTCAAACCGCCGCCAACATATCGCTCAATATCACCCGATGAAAACTCATGTTTGCCACGGCGTTTCACCCGAACACAGAATGTTTTTCCGATCAGAGTTTCACGATAGGCTTCCAGCGTTTGCTCGAAAATATTGTGCATATCAGTGTAGCTGCGATCTTCCACTTCGAGGATATGGTGGATCCCTGGGACACGGGTCAGAGCATCACAAATCTGTGGGCCAAGATTGTCATCTTTAGTCCGGATTTCAATATGATCCCAATGGCGAACCACCGCGAGGGTATCATCCTCAAGGTTTTTCAATACATTGCGGATATTGGTTGTGAGGATCTTAATGAAGCGCAATCGCACAGATTGACTCTTGATGGTGATTTCTGGGAACAATTTAATGATAAACTTCATGGCGGTCTTTAGTTGTCTGGTTATGGAGTGATGGCGTCGCTATTGAGAGCAACAGTCAAAAGTGTTAGCGAAAACATGCAAGCCGAGGAGTATATCACTATATGATGTGCTGCTGCGTACTAAAAACCGGGCTTAAACGTCACGATTTCCCCTTCATTATCCGCTAGAATAGCCGGTAATACATTTTTGACCTGAAGAGTTGCTCTCTGTAAGCAGGAAGACGTTACGCGCCATCTAAGGTTACGTTTCATAAAAATACCGAGTCGAATAAAACTATGCCGAAAAAAGCCGCATCACCTGAAACCAAAGCTGCCAGTTTTGAGACATCACTCAGCGAACTGGAACAGATTGTTACTCGCCTGGAGTCCGGCGAGCTTCCGCTGGAAGAGGCATTAAATGAGTTTGAGCGCGGGGTGCAATTAGCACGTCTTGGGCAGCAAACCTTGCTGCAAGCTGAACAACGCGTTCAAGTTCTGTTGAGCGACGATGTTGATGCGCCATTAACCCCTTTCACTCCAGATACTGAGTAGCCTTATGTCTAACATTCACTCCTCAGTGGACTTCAATCAGCAGCTTGCC
Coding sequences within it:
- a CDS encoding MFS transporter, with the protein product MNDNKMTPLELRATWGLGTVFSLRMLGMFMVLPVLTTYGMALSGASEALIGIAIGIYGLSQAIFQIPFGLVSDRIGRKPLIVGGLLIFALGSVIAAMSDSIWGIILGRALQGSGAIAAAVMALLSDLTREQNRTKAMAFIGVSFGVTFAIAMVLGPIVTHAFGLQALFWSIALLALLGIVITLAVVPDADSHVLNRESSIVKGSVSKVLNNSRLLKLNFGIMCLHILLMSSFVALPQMMASAGLAPAQHWIVYLVTMLVSFAAVVPFIIYAEVKRRMKQVFMGCVAVLFAAEVVLWSAGQQLWIIIAGVQLFFIAFNVMEAILPSLISKESPAGYKGTAMGIYSTSQFIGVAIGGSLGGWIFGMEGASMVFAGGAVVALVWFGVSATMQEPPYVSSLRITLSELAVKDSALEERIRAQPGVTEAVVVRAERSAYVKVDTKKTNRNQLEELVNAI
- a CDS encoding YajQ family cyclic di-GMP-binding protein, with the translated sequence MPSFDIVSEIDMQEVRNAVENATRDLANRWDFRNVPASFELNEKNESIKVASESDFQVEQLLDILRAQLTKRGIEGAALEIPEEMDRSGKTYSVDAKLKQGIESAQAKKLVKLIKDSKLKVQAQIQGEQVRVTGKARDDLQGVMALIRGADLGQPFQFNNFRD
- the cyoE gene encoding heme o synthase — encoded protein: MIKQYLQVTKPGIIFGNLISVVGGFLLASKGVIDYPLFLATLFGVSLVVASGCVFNNYIDRDIDRIMERTKNRVLVKGLIDPKVSLIYATVLGIAGMLLLYVAANPLAMWLAVIGFVIYVGVYSLYMKRKSVYGTLIGSLSGAAPPVIGYCAVTGQFDMGALILLLIFSLWQMPHSYAIAIFRFKDYQAANIPVLPVIKGISVTKNHITLYILAFMVATLMLTLSGYAGYKYLVVAAAVSVWWLGMALRGYKATNDIVWARKLFVFSIIAITSLSVMMSVDFNVPTSAGLLTYVG
- the panE gene encoding 2-dehydropantoate 2-reductase — protein: MKITVLGCGALGQLWLSALYQQGHDVQGWLRVPQPYCSVNVILLGGEAFNQNLPTNDPEHLSKSELLLVCLKAWQVSSAITGLLPKLNPECKILLLHNGMGTQEELPRDDHLFLHGVTTHAARRDGNTIVHVASGITHIGPMSPIATNISQLADILHQALPDVAWHDDISAACWQKLAVNCVINPLTGLYNCRNGDLQRYPELIEKLCAEVASVMEMEGYHTSTSSLLSYVNDVIQSTANNISSLLQDLRCQRHTEIDYITGYLLRRARSHGMTLPENARLYDLIKRKENEYERIGAGLSGSW
- the yajL gene encoding protein deglycase YajL; the protein is MSVSALVCLAPGSEETEAVTTIDILVRAGINVTTASVSSDGALEIVCSRGVRLLADTRLVDVADQKFDVVVLPGGIKGAECFRDSPLLVATVEQTHKEGRLVAAICAAPALVLEHHQLFPVGNMTGFPALKNKIDPTKWMDQRVVYDRRVNLVTSQGPGTSIDFALKIVFLLLGREKAEEIAWQLVLPPGIYNYTLRT
- a CDS encoding cytochrome o ubiquinol oxidase subunit IV, whose amino-acid sequence is MSHPTSSHSTTTHGGASHGSLKSYIIGFILSVILTVIPFAMVMSGTASHTTILATVVGLAVVQIIVHLVYFLHMNGSSEERWNLVAFLFTAMIIAIVVVGSLWIMYNLNINMMVD